A genomic segment from Lignipirellula cremea encodes:
- a CDS encoding DUF502 domain-containing protein, whose amino-acid sequence MTDLPTQADPPPTEPEAPTSASFPFFHSVFRFIRMRVVQGLFLALPVAITFWILHWLYRMLRDVLIDPMAVVVRWLSLQIWYDPTKLDQAAEQAAELPAWFDYYAAPLIALVFILGLLYFFGMFFQSRLHRLLDWILLRVPVVTHIYSAVRKVFVALQEQQTNSSRFQRVVLVTFPHTGMKAPGFVTSTCRDRLTGKKILCVYVPTTPVPTSGYMLLVPEEEVSDLSWDLNETLQAIVSGGISVPKDVDYYGTEAEARLAQTDVRSPPGPEAR is encoded by the coding sequence ATGACCGACCTGCCGACGCAAGCCGATCCACCCCCGACGGAGCCGGAAGCGCCGACGAGTGCGTCGTTCCCTTTTTTCCACTCGGTGTTCCGCTTCATTCGGATGCGGGTGGTGCAGGGGTTATTCCTGGCCCTGCCGGTCGCCATTACCTTCTGGATCTTGCATTGGCTGTATCGCATGCTGCGCGATGTGCTGATCGATCCGATGGCGGTCGTGGTGCGGTGGCTGTCGCTGCAGATCTGGTACGACCCAACGAAACTCGACCAGGCAGCCGAACAAGCGGCCGAACTGCCGGCCTGGTTTGACTACTATGCCGCTCCGCTGATTGCCTTGGTGTTTATCCTGGGGCTGCTGTACTTTTTTGGCATGTTCTTCCAGTCCCGTCTGCATCGTCTGCTGGACTGGATTTTGCTGCGGGTGCCGGTCGTCACGCACATTTATTCGGCCGTGCGAAAGGTTTTCGTCGCCCTGCAGGAGCAGCAAACCAACAGCAGCCGGTTTCAACGGGTGGTGCTGGTGACTTTTCCGCATACCGGCATGAAGGCCCCCGGCTTTGTGACGTCGACCTGTCGGGATCGGCTGACGGGCAAGAAAATCTTGTGCGTGTACGTGCCGACGACGCCTGTGCCGACATCGGGCTACATGCTGCTGGTGCCGGAGGAGGAAGTCAGCGATCTTTCCTGGGATCTCAACGAGACGCTCCAGGCGATCGTTTCCGGCGGCATTTCGGTGCCGAAAGACGTGGACTACTACGGCACTGAAGCAGAAGCCCGCCTGGCCCAAACCGATGTTCGCTCTCCGCCGGGACCCGAGGCTCGGTAG
- a CDS encoding anti-sigma factor — MNCDRVFDILTRGPFPAGEADDAVVERHLFACHECRQLAEALRPAVSLFHESLAADQGSGLPAYLGTLTERPAQDLATSVRLAIAQETAVRASQPEPSVVRSQRPARQIAPPLLGAAALVLLLCVGMSFFGVGSAGPSGDTHAATVRFQPDRQGLAQLAALSLPASCLSPSPVTGQRFCCTECHSTARPQRPQIAAVALMEQSCSACHTGR, encoded by the coding sequence ATGAACTGTGATCGCGTATTCGACATTTTAACGCGCGGCCCATTTCCCGCCGGCGAGGCCGACGATGCGGTGGTGGAACGGCACCTGTTTGCGTGCCATGAATGCCGACAGCTGGCCGAGGCGCTTCGTCCGGCCGTTTCCCTGTTCCATGAATCCCTGGCGGCGGATCAGGGGAGCGGACTGCCTGCCTACCTGGGAACGCTGACCGAACGTCCCGCGCAGGATCTGGCGACCTCGGTCCGTCTGGCCATCGCCCAGGAAACGGCCGTCCGGGCAAGCCAACCAGAACCCTCGGTGGTGCGGTCGCAACGTCCTGCCCGACAGATCGCGCCGCCCCTGCTGGGCGCGGCCGCACTGGTTTTGCTGCTGTGCGTGGGTATGAGCTTTTTCGGAGTGGGTTCCGCGGGTCCGTCTGGCGACACGCACGCCGCCACGGTCCGCTTCCAGCCCGATCGCCAGGGGCTGGCCCAGTTGGCGGCGCTTTCGTTGCCGGCCTCCTGTTTGTCGCCTTCGCCCGTGACCGGCCAGCGTTTTTGCTGCACGGAGTGCCATAGCACCGCGCGTCCCCAGCGACCGCAGATTGCGGCCGTCGCCCTGATGGAACAAAGTTGCAGCGCCTGTCATACGGGCCGTTAG
- a CDS encoding serine/threonine-protein kinase — protein MTGLLGEGQWTRVFLARPQGMPAGAPSDYAVKLQRPERVDDRQAIALFAHEAKVGRAASHPNLVAILAAQIDKPPRYLVMPRLEGATARTLVRRGPLTAPLALWIARQTMQALTALHEQQWLHGDVKPENIFVARSGHVTLLDLGFSRKLGVRNDESLLAGTLRYMAPELFVGLDPIGRASDIYSLGVTLFELLTGAPPFTDKGDQEIALAHLRRPAPSPLKTAPHLGPRICHLLREMLAKEPLRRPSSEELVERLLALEIETFGERWPAA, from the coding sequence TTGACGGGCCTCCTTGGCGAAGGCCAGTGGACCCGCGTTTTTCTGGCTCGGCCCCAGGGGATGCCGGCCGGCGCCCCCTCGGACTATGCGGTCAAACTGCAGCGTCCAGAACGGGTCGACGATCGCCAGGCGATTGCCCTGTTCGCGCACGAAGCCAAGGTTGGCAGGGCCGCTTCACACCCTAACCTGGTCGCCATCCTGGCGGCCCAGATCGACAAACCGCCGCGCTATCTGGTGATGCCGCGTCTGGAAGGCGCCACCGCCCGCACCCTGGTGCGACGGGGACCTCTTACGGCGCCCTTGGCGTTGTGGATTGCCCGTCAGACCATGCAAGCGTTGACAGCGCTGCATGAGCAGCAATGGCTGCATGGGGACGTGAAGCCGGAAAATATCTTTGTCGCCCGCTCGGGGCACGTTACGCTGCTCGACCTGGGTTTCTCCCGAAAACTGGGCGTCCGGAACGACGAATCCCTGCTGGCCGGCACGCTCCGTTACATGGCCCCAGAGCTGTTTGTCGGCCTGGACCCGATCGGAAGGGCCAGCGATATCTACAGCCTGGGCGTGACCCTGTTTGAGCTGCTGACCGGGGCGCCGCCGTTCACCGACAAAGGGGACCAGGAGATTGCCCTGGCCCATCTGCGTCGCCCGGCGCCAAGTCCGCTGAAAACGGCTCCGCATCTGGGGCCGCGGATCTGCCATCTGTTGCGTGAGATGCTGGCGAAAGAGCCGTTGCGGCGTCCCAGCAGCGAAGAGCTTGTGGAACGGCTGCTTGCCCTGGAGATCGAAACCTTCGGCGAACGCTGGCCGGCCGCCTGA
- a CDS encoding AAA family ATPase: MTKKLSIEEIQVGSTREATFWTNPAKDSEHRFRATHLDGRRAPKVVLCNDPRIQPGTPCLVRIKSVSKPNRTDRGAIEVEFERLLDFRIEGMYVDPLVSRKLQILLESGLNILLDGPQGCGKTVLARRLAETLGMQFVFFNCGAVVEATDFLASIQVRASDTGQPVTDFIRTEVLLALEEAAQHPERRYLVFLDEFNRCQESARNALMPALDATRRVFHPIENRFLEISNNVQFIAAVNRGNEFSATFGIDAAQLDRFAPVQMDYLPPEEEIKLLQARHPELNRGLLKVIVTAADRIRKAAELGSGLSVRATDEACVYLKHPLMENEQRRLLPDVLQSSFCGRFSGRWDDVASDAGAAWSIIQAVLREQKRKDGDSS, encoded by the coding sequence ATGACGAAGAAGCTAAGTATCGAGGAGATCCAGGTGGGATCCACGCGGGAGGCCACCTTCTGGACGAACCCGGCGAAGGATTCCGAGCATCGCTTCCGCGCGACGCATCTCGATGGTCGCAGGGCGCCCAAGGTCGTGCTGTGCAACGACCCGCGGATTCAGCCCGGCACGCCCTGCCTGGTGCGGATCAAAAGCGTCAGCAAGCCCAATCGCACCGATCGCGGTGCGATCGAAGTCGAATTTGAGCGGCTGCTCGACTTCAGAATTGAGGGGATGTACGTCGATCCGCTGGTTTCGCGGAAGCTGCAGATCCTGCTGGAAAGCGGGCTCAACATTCTGCTCGACGGCCCCCAGGGTTGCGGCAAAACGGTGCTGGCCCGGCGACTGGCCGAAACGCTCGGCATGCAGTTCGTCTTTTTTAACTGTGGCGCGGTGGTCGAGGCGACCGACTTCCTGGCCTCGATCCAGGTGCGTGCCTCCGACACGGGGCAACCGGTGACGGACTTTATCAGGACGGAAGTGCTGCTTGCCCTGGAGGAAGCGGCCCAGCATCCGGAACGACGGTATCTGGTGTTTCTCGATGAATTCAACCGCTGCCAGGAGTCGGCCCGCAATGCGCTGATGCCGGCGCTCGACGCCACCCGACGGGTGTTCCACCCGATCGAGAACCGCTTTCTGGAAATCAGCAACAACGTGCAGTTCATTGCGGCCGTGAATCGCGGCAATGAGTTCTCGGCCACCTTTGGGATCGACGCGGCCCAACTGGACCGCTTTGCTCCGGTGCAGATGGATTACCTGCCGCCGGAAGAAGAGATCAAACTGCTGCAGGCCCGGCACCCGGAATTGAACCGCGGTCTGCTGAAGGTGATCGTGACGGCGGCCGACCGCATTCGCAAAGCGGCCGAACTGGGCTCCGGCCTGTCGGTCAGGGCGACCGATGAAGCGTGTGTGTACCTGAAACACCCGCTCATGGAAAACGAACAACGCCGCCTGTTGCCGGACGTCCTGCAGAGCTCTTTCTGTGGTCGCTTCTCGGGTCGCTGGGACGATGTGGCCTCCGACGCGGGCGCCGCCTGGTCGATCATCCAGGCCGTCCTCCGCGAGCAGAAGCGGAAAGACGGCGACTCCTCCTGA
- a CDS encoding 3-keto-disaccharide hydrolase has translation MMRTALLLAGCWLLTFSAATAEEPPEPVRPLSESWFNGKNLQGWMAASRDTFDQHGKVTVKNGELHLEEGQPATGIVRLGVIPRMNYEISLEAKRTSGSDFFCGLTFPVEQSYLTLIIGGWGGGVTGISNFDDMSAVENETTGYTEFKNDQWYPIRLRVIEGKVQAWLEDEQIIDSTTVDRRLNIWYEQEPMRPLGISAWRSGGAFRKIQLKRLTAKELKAAETEKAPTP, from the coding sequence ATGATGCGTACTGCCCTGCTGCTGGCCGGATGCTGGCTGTTAACGTTTTCTGCTGCGACCGCCGAAGAGCCGCCGGAACCGGTGCGCCCGCTCTCCGAGTCCTGGTTCAACGGCAAGAACCTGCAGGGCTGGATGGCGGCGAGTCGGGATACGTTCGACCAGCACGGCAAAGTGACCGTGAAAAACGGCGAGCTGCACCTGGAAGAAGGTCAACCGGCTACCGGCATTGTTCGCCTGGGCGTGATCCCGCGCATGAACTATGAGATTTCGCTTGAGGCCAAACGCACCTCGGGCAGCGACTTTTTCTGCGGTCTGACTTTTCCCGTCGAACAATCGTATCTCACGCTGATCATCGGCGGCTGGGGCGGCGGCGTGACGGGCATCTCCAACTTCGACGATATGTCGGCCGTCGAAAATGAAACGACCGGCTATACCGAGTTCAAAAACGATCAGTGGTACCCGATCCGCCTTCGCGTAATCGAAGGGAAGGTCCAGGCCTGGCTGGAGGATGAGCAGATCATCGACTCCACCACGGTCGATCGGCGGCTCAACATCTGGTACGAGCAGGAACCGATGCGACCCCTTGGCATTTCCGCCTGGCGCAGCGGCGGCGCCTTTCGCAAGATCCAACTGAAGCGGCTCACCGCCAAAGAACTCAAGGCAGCCGAGACTGAGAAAGCACCCACCCCTTGA
- a CDS encoding aminotransferase class I/II-fold pyridoxal phosphate-dependent enzyme has product MNIEKYLGSYRPPITNVVDRLRYWSEAKADKAGYRYLVDGETEEESLTYAELDRQARAIGASLAARNLEGERALLLFPPGLEFVAAFFGCLYAGVTPVPAYPPRRNRNMTRIQAISDDAAAKVALTIDSVATRVGKMLDEAPNLRRLEWISTDKTDWNLADKWVRPDIHDETLAVLQYTSGSTGTPKGVMLTHANLMHNCSLITYSFEPARHGVGLSWLPTYHDMGLVGGVLQPMFYGRPNVLMSPMAFMQKPIRWLKAISRLGITISGGPNFAYELCTEKTTAEDLEGIDLSSWDLAFNGAEPIRAETLERFNEKFAPYGFSPTAHFPCYGMAETTLIVTGAYKDKPPLIRTFDGAALDQHRVAPAESGGADARSLVSCGRILPEEEIALVDPDTCRPVGDNTVGEIWVISPSMGKGYWRKPVETAETFAAKIDGSVDGKTYLRTGDLGFVSEGELYVTGRVKDLIIVRGVNRYPQDIEATVEGVSERLRSSSTAAFALDVQGRERLVVVAEVERSRNKEWGDVIAAIRSAITIEHDLPPDAVILVRAGSIPKTSSGKIQRHATRDDFLNGDLSIVADWRLWKTDALFDKQSDPPAVTRQKPAEKAAAPALPANQRVLDVVMDQVRLLAKERGKTLHADSNIVVDIGLDSLERLQVANALEQIFGGRFPDEVLERIETVREVALAIEQYIGDRPLAEPIPFDNTARLKAISSSGAARRQGTPAPKNTEGPYADYCKFDKMPEYVRLKKTMGLLSSLDAPNPYFDVHDSVADDTTFINGRSLINFSSYNYLGMSGDPSVADAAKEAINSYGTGASSSRMFAGELPLHRQLELALARFLGVGDALTFVGGHVTNETTIGHLLGPGDLVVHDSLAHSSIVKGAELSGARRRPFPHNDWQALDNLLTEVRHDFRRVLIVVEGVYSMDGDIVNLPQFVELKEKHKTFLMVDEAHSFGVLGSTGRGVSEHFGIAADRVDLWMGTLSKSLGSCGGFIAGSKELIEYLRYTAPGFVFETGLPPAGAAAAIRALELLEQQPERVRQLRANSELFLGKAREAQLNVGLSEQSPVIPVIIGNSVNALQLSYNLNRRGINVQPILHPAVDEEKTRLRFFITSRHTVDQIESTVAALTEELARLSLEEAPPA; this is encoded by the coding sequence TTGAACATCGAAAAGTATCTCGGGTCCTATCGTCCGCCCATTACCAATGTGGTGGATCGACTGCGTTACTGGTCGGAAGCGAAAGCCGACAAAGCTGGCTACCGCTATCTGGTCGATGGTGAAACCGAAGAAGAGTCGCTGACGTACGCCGAGCTGGATCGCCAGGCGAGGGCGATTGGCGCCAGTTTGGCCGCGCGCAATCTGGAGGGCGAACGGGCTCTGCTACTGTTTCCGCCGGGACTGGAGTTTGTGGCGGCCTTTTTTGGGTGCCTGTATGCAGGCGTAACGCCCGTGCCGGCCTATCCGCCGCGGCGTAACCGGAACATGACCCGGATCCAGGCAATCTCCGACGATGCCGCCGCCAAAGTGGCGCTGACGATCGACTCGGTCGCCACCCGCGTGGGGAAAATGCTGGACGAGGCGCCCAATTTGCGCCGCCTGGAATGGATTTCGACTGACAAAACTGACTGGAATCTGGCCGACAAGTGGGTGCGTCCTGACATTCACGATGAAACCCTGGCCGTGCTGCAGTATACGTCTGGCTCAACAGGCACGCCCAAAGGCGTCATGCTGACGCATGCCAACCTGATGCATAACTGCTCGCTGATTACCTACTCGTTTGAGCCGGCCCGTCACGGCGTGGGGCTGAGCTGGTTGCCGACCTATCACGATATGGGCCTGGTCGGCGGCGTGCTGCAGCCGATGTTTTATGGACGGCCGAACGTACTGATGTCGCCAATGGCGTTCATGCAGAAGCCCATTCGGTGGCTCAAAGCGATCAGCCGCCTGGGGATTACCATTTCTGGCGGACCGAACTTCGCCTACGAGCTGTGCACGGAAAAAACCACGGCCGAAGACCTGGAAGGGATCGACCTTAGCTCGTGGGATCTGGCGTTCAACGGGGCCGAGCCGATCCGAGCGGAAACGCTGGAGCGTTTCAATGAAAAGTTCGCCCCCTATGGCTTCTCGCCCACGGCCCATTTCCCCTGCTACGGCATGGCGGAAACCACGCTGATTGTCACCGGCGCTTATAAAGACAAGCCGCCGTTGATTCGCACCTTCGACGGCGCCGCGCTCGATCAACATCGCGTGGCGCCGGCCGAATCGGGCGGGGCCGACGCACGCTCGCTGGTCAGTTGCGGCCGTATCCTGCCGGAAGAAGAAATCGCGCTCGTCGATCCCGATACGTGTCGCCCTGTGGGCGACAACACCGTCGGCGAAATCTGGGTGATCAGCCCCAGCATGGGGAAAGGTTACTGGCGCAAGCCCGTCGAAACGGCCGAAACCTTCGCCGCCAAGATCGACGGCTCGGTCGACGGCAAGACGTACCTGCGAACGGGCGACCTGGGCTTTGTTTCCGAGGGCGAGCTCTACGTAACCGGACGCGTCAAAGACCTGATCATTGTCCGCGGCGTGAATCGTTACCCGCAGGATATTGAAGCGACCGTCGAGGGCGTCAGCGAGCGGTTGCGCAGCAGCAGCACGGCGGCCTTTGCGCTGGACGTGCAAGGACGGGAGCGTCTGGTCGTGGTGGCCGAAGTGGAACGCAGCCGGAATAAAGAATGGGGCGACGTCATCGCCGCGATCCGTAGCGCTATCACGATCGAACACGATCTGCCGCCCGACGCCGTGATTCTGGTCCGGGCGGGCTCGATCCCCAAAACGTCCAGCGGCAAGATCCAGCGTCACGCCACTCGTGACGATTTCCTCAACGGCGATCTGTCCATTGTGGCCGACTGGCGCCTGTGGAAGACCGACGCGCTGTTCGACAAACAGTCGGATCCGCCTGCTGTAACACGCCAGAAGCCGGCCGAAAAAGCCGCCGCCCCGGCGCTTCCCGCCAACCAGCGCGTGCTGGATGTGGTGATGGACCAGGTGCGACTACTGGCCAAAGAACGCGGCAAAACGTTGCACGCGGACAGCAATATCGTGGTGGATATCGGTCTCGATTCGCTGGAGCGGCTGCAGGTGGCGAATGCCCTGGAGCAGATTTTTGGCGGCCGCTTTCCCGATGAAGTGCTGGAGCGGATCGAAACCGTCCGCGAAGTGGCCCTGGCGATCGAACAGTACATTGGCGATCGCCCTCTGGCGGAGCCGATTCCCTTTGACAATACGGCCCGACTGAAGGCCATTTCCTCCAGCGGCGCGGCTCGCCGCCAGGGGACCCCTGCCCCCAAAAACACCGAAGGACCTTACGCGGACTATTGCAAATTTGACAAAATGCCGGAGTACGTTCGTCTGAAAAAGACGATGGGCCTGCTGTCGTCGCTCGACGCGCCTAATCCGTATTTCGACGTGCACGACTCCGTCGCGGACGATACGACCTTCATCAATGGCCGCTCGCTGATCAATTTTTCCAGCTACAACTATCTCGGCATGTCGGGCGACCCCAGCGTGGCCGACGCCGCCAAGGAAGCGATCAACTCCTACGGAACGGGCGCATCCTCCAGCCGCATGTTCGCGGGAGAATTGCCCCTGCATCGTCAGCTGGAACTGGCCCTGGCCCGCTTCCTGGGCGTGGGCGATGCGTTGACGTTTGTCGGCGGCCATGTGACGAACGAAACCACGATTGGCCACCTGCTGGGCCCAGGCGATCTGGTTGTCCATGACTCCCTGGCGCACAGCAGCATCGTGAAAGGGGCCGAGCTTTCCGGAGCCCGACGTCGCCCTTTCCCGCATAATGACTGGCAGGCGCTCGATAACCTGCTGACCGAGGTTCGTCACGACTTTCGGCGGGTGCTGATCGTCGTGGAGGGCGTCTACAGCATGGATGGCGATATCGTCAACCTGCCCCAGTTTGTGGAACTCAAAGAGAAACACAAAACGTTCCTCATGGTCGACGAAGCCCATTCCTTTGGGGTGCTGGGAAGCACGGGCCGCGGCGTGAGCGAGCACTTCGGCATCGCGGCCGATCGGGTTGACCTGTGGATGGGTACGCTCAGCAAATCGCTAGGCAGCTGCGGCGGATTCATCGCCGGTTCCAAAGAACTGATCGAGTACCTGCGGTACACGGCCCCGGGCTTTGTCTTTGAAACGGGCCTGCCGCCCGCCGGAGCCGCCGCGGCGATCCGTGCCCTGGAACTGCTGGAACAGCAACCCGAGCGGGTGCGGCAACTGCGGGCCAACAGCGAACTGTTCCTGGGCAAGGCTCGTGAAGCCCAGCTGAATGTCGGCCTGAGCGAACAGTCGCCTGTGATTCCCGTCATCATCGGGAATTCGGTCAACGCGTTACAACTCTCGTACAATTTGAACCGACGAGGGATCAATGTGCAGCCGATCCTGCATCCGGCCGTCGACGAAGAGAAAACGCGTTTGCGGTTCTTTATTACCTCCCGGCATACGGTCGATCAAATCGAATCGACCGTCGCCGCGCTAACCGAGGAACTGGCCCGGCTGTCGCTGGAAGAAGCGCCCCCGGCCTGA
- a CDS encoding SGNH/GDSL hydrolase family protein, with product MNGLVYHIASGQALFTGASLLMLSAFASLGSSALLRRVSSFAFLLGTATVVIASVALPYWLYAVAALLTAGWIISWRWEKWRRLAVAGMAIGWLVVMLIELPHHLLPRLTPAGSRSLTVIGDSITAGIGGDPKSPTWPQVLARQHRLQVQDISHVGDTAGKALLRAQAEPITAPVVLVEIGGNDLLGATSASQFAIDLEALLQFLAAPGRQVVMLELPSLPLYPQYGRIQRTLARKYRVLLAPKSVLLAVLAGGDATLDSLHLTAKGHVRMADSIWRLLEPAYDLDGSSA from the coding sequence ATGAATGGGCTGGTCTATCACATTGCAAGCGGGCAGGCCTTGTTCACGGGGGCCAGTTTACTAATGCTGTCCGCGTTCGCTTCGCTGGGGTCCTCGGCCCTGCTGCGGCGGGTCAGCAGCTTTGCTTTTTTGCTGGGAACGGCGACGGTCGTGATCGCCTCGGTCGCCTTGCCGTATTGGCTGTATGCGGTCGCTGCGTTGTTGACCGCGGGCTGGATCATTTCCTGGCGATGGGAGAAATGGCGACGGCTGGCCGTGGCCGGCATGGCGATCGGGTGGCTGGTCGTGATGCTGATCGAGCTGCCCCATCACTTGCTGCCGCGTCTGACTCCGGCTGGCTCGCGGTCGCTTACGGTGATCGGCGATTCGATCACGGCGGGAATTGGCGGAGATCCGAAGTCTCCGACGTGGCCGCAGGTGCTGGCGCGCCAGCATCGCCTGCAGGTGCAGGATATCTCTCATGTGGGCGATACGGCGGGCAAGGCGTTGCTTCGAGCGCAGGCGGAACCGATCACGGCTCCGGTCGTGCTGGTGGAGATTGGCGGGAACGATCTGCTTGGCGCCACTTCAGCCAGCCAGTTCGCGATCGATCTGGAGGCGTTGCTCCAGTTTCTTGCGGCGCCGGGCCGGCAGGTTGTGATGCTGGAATTGCCGTCGTTGCCGCTGTACCCGCAATATGGACGGATCCAGCGGACTTTGGCCCGCAAGTACCGCGTACTGCTGGCGCCCAAGAGCGTACTGCTGGCAGTTCTGGCAGGCGGCGACGCTACGCTGGACTCCCTTCATTTGACGGCGAAGGGGCATGTCCGCATGGCGGATTCGATCTGGCGGCTGCTGGAGCCGGCTTACGACCTGGATGGGTCGTCTGCCTGA
- a CDS encoding RNA polymerase sigma factor: protein MPGFPLPSDDGALVAAVLAGDHDAFSDLVQKYQRPLLRVAASRLGRSDWAEDAVQETFLCAFRSLHTYDSHYNFRTWLWTILLNQCRRQYQRRMRTPLVTAWSDQSDTSQPVPRETVCDSLSPQIQLLAKERAEQLEQLLAELPEAQADAMRLRFYGGLKFQEIADAMGSGLSTAKNRVRVGLTRMAEMIAQRPHRDLCQSDDPAFGPLAEDCHEL from the coding sequence TTGCCTGGCTTCCCCTTACCTTCGGATGATGGCGCCCTGGTTGCCGCCGTGCTCGCGGGCGATCACGATGCCTTTAGCGATCTGGTGCAGAAGTACCAGCGTCCGCTGCTGCGCGTGGCGGCCAGTCGACTGGGGCGAAGCGACTGGGCTGAAGACGCCGTCCAGGAGACGTTCCTCTGTGCGTTCCGCTCTCTGCACACGTACGATTCCCACTACAACTTTCGCACCTGGCTGTGGACGATCCTGCTTAACCAGTGTCGTCGTCAGTACCAGCGGCGGATGCGAACGCCTTTGGTGACTGCCTGGAGCGACCAGTCAGATACCAGCCAGCCCGTCCCCCGTGAGACCGTTTGCGACAGCCTGTCTCCGCAAATCCAGTTGCTGGCGAAGGAACGGGCCGAACAACTGGAACAGTTGCTGGCAGAATTGCCGGAAGCACAAGCCGACGCCATGCGGCTACGATTTTATGGCGGCCTGAAGTTTCAAGAAATTGCCGACGCGATGGGCAGCGGGCTTTCCACGGCGAAAAATCGGGTCCGCGTTGGTCTGACGCGAATGGCCGAAATGATCGCCCAGCGCCCGCATCGCGACCTTTGCCAGAGCGACGACCCTGCCTTTGGCCCCCTAGCGGAAGACTGCCATGAACTGTGA
- the thiS gene encoding sulfur carrier protein ThiS, whose translation MPPLLATGAGLASCSTPADGMVLNILFNGEPRETQAETTIAQLLESLSLPSRRVAVEVNRQLIPRQQHAAHILNEGDEVEVVTFVGGG comes from the coding sequence TTGCCACCTCTTTTAGCCACCGGCGCAGGGCTCGCTTCCTGCTCCACTCCTGCAGACGGCATGGTTTTGAACATTCTATTTAACGGCGAACCTCGCGAGACACAGGCCGAAACGACGATCGCTCAACTGCTGGAGTCGTTGAGCCTGCCTTCTCGCCGGGTGGCTGTCGAAGTCAACCGGCAACTGATTCCCCGCCAGCAACATGCGGCCCATATACTCAACGAAGGCGACGAAGTCGAAGTCGTGACCTTCGTAGGAGGAGGATAA
- a CDS encoding thiazole synthase has protein sequence MTHSAVVPTPAAPADDAFQLGDHLLNSRLIVGTGLYETFEQMRDALELSGARCVTVAVRRERQYDGEGRNILDYLDLDRYILLPNTAGCYNVADALRYARMGRELLTNLENPGANWVKLEVLGDSVTRLPDPVATLEATAVLAAEGFQVLCYTSDDPILARRLKQAGAVAVMPAGSPIGSGQGILNPNNIRICLEYLKGDDPNYPVIVDAGVGAASDVAMAMELGVDGVLLNTAIAHARDPLGMARAMKAGVEAGRLSFLSGRIPKRLYAQASSPDEGLISTRPVHK, from the coding sequence GTGACGCATTCCGCTGTGGTCCCCACGCCCGCTGCTCCCGCCGACGATGCATTCCAGCTGGGCGACCATCTGTTGAACAGCCGCCTGATCGTGGGCACGGGTCTCTACGAAACGTTCGAACAAATGCGCGACGCGCTCGAACTCAGCGGCGCCCGCTGTGTCACGGTCGCTGTCCGCCGGGAACGCCAGTACGACGGCGAAGGCCGGAATATTCTCGACTATCTGGATCTGGACCGTTACATCCTGCTCCCCAATACAGCCGGCTGCTACAACGTGGCCGATGCTTTGCGCTATGCCCGCATGGGCCGGGAACTGCTGACCAACCTGGAGAATCCCGGCGCCAACTGGGTCAAGCTCGAAGTCCTGGGCGACAGCGTCACCCGTCTGCCGGACCCGGTCGCCACGCTGGAAGCGACCGCCGTGCTGGCCGCCGAAGGCTTCCAGGTGCTGTGCTACACGAGCGACGATCCGATTCTGGCCCGCCGACTCAAGCAGGCCGGAGCCGTCGCCGTGATGCCGGCTGGCAGCCCGATCGGATCCGGCCAGGGAATTTTGAATCCGAACAACATCCGCATTTGCCTCGAGTACCTCAAAGGCGACGATCCGAATTACCCCGTGATCGTTGACGCCGGCGTTGGCGCCGCCAGCGATGTGGCCATGGCGATGGAGCTGGGCGTCGATGGCGTGTTGCTGAATACGGCGATCGCTCATGCCCGGGACCCGCTCGGCATGGCCCGCGCCATGAAGGCCGGCGTCGAAGCGGGCCGGTTGTCTTTCCTGTCGGGACGGATTCCCAAACGGCTGTACGCCCAGGCCAGCAGCCCCGATGAAGGGCTGATCAGCACCCGTCCCGTCCATAAATAG